From one Streptomyces sp. CA-210063 genomic stretch:
- a CDS encoding WD40 repeat domain-containing protein, with amino-acid sequence MGQRQPPLDGSITDPGQASGRLALSPRNDLVVGDNRIARHGFTRSAALDLVQGGHISALAFSPDGQTLSVGGDAGTLRLWDTTTQQTLGGPFPTPGEPIRSLAFSPDNTTLLVGGDRVPLQHYPVDPTRATTHACARAGNVALTRAEWETYVPDAPYRRVCG; translated from the coding sequence GTGGGACAACGCCAGCCACCGCTGGACGGATCCATCACCGACCCCGGCCAGGCCAGCGGGCGGCTCGCCCTCAGTCCCCGCAACGATCTGGTCGTCGGCGACAACCGCATCGCCCGCCACGGCTTCACGCGGAGCGCCGCGCTCGACCTCGTCCAGGGCGGCCACATCAGCGCGTTGGCGTTCAGCCCCGACGGCCAGACCCTCTCCGTGGGCGGCGACGCCGGCACCCTCCGCCTCTGGGACACCACCACTCAACAGACCCTCGGCGGCCCCTTCCCCACCCCCGGCGAGCCCATCCGCTCCCTCGCCTTCAGTCCTGACAACACCACCCTCCTGGTCGGCGGCGACCGCGTCCCCCTCCAGCACTACCCCGTCGACCCCACCCGCGCCACCACCCATGCCTGCGCCCGCGCGGGAAACGTGGCCCTGACGAGGGCGGAGTGGGAGACGTACGTACCGGACGCGCCGTATCGGAGGGTGTGCGGGTGA
- a CDS encoding GNAT family N-acetyltransferase, translating to MVWSLIRRRRADARRPVPDACTPGRHALSTPRLLFYAPVTQLDALAAIATGADPEAQRWQGNQADQVVPDADIRRSLLRMRPADATRLLTNPELAEPFEPGPEMPELLVCVRRDTGRYAGCLELDHDRGEIGGNLAPDHRGQGLGAELFLAGALWAHGHVGLPTVRAGTATANVACRRALERAGFVPAPGPPRHTLPDGRELDSVWFQHEGAVSTCARA from the coding sequence ATGGTCTGGTCGCTCATACGACGCCGACGGGCTGACGCGAGGCGCCCGGTCCCGGACGCGTGCACCCCCGGCCGTCACGCCCTGTCCACCCCGCGCCTGCTGTTCTACGCCCCGGTGACCCAACTCGACGCGTTGGCGGCCATCGCCACCGGCGCGGACCCCGAGGCCCAGCGCTGGCAAGGGAATCAGGCCGACCAGGTCGTACCGGACGCCGACATCAGACGGTCTCTGCTCCGTATGCGTCCGGCCGACGCCACCCGCCTCCTGACCAACCCCGAGCTGGCCGAGCCCTTCGAACCCGGCCCCGAGATGCCCGAGCTCCTGGTCTGTGTACGCCGCGACACCGGTCGCTACGCCGGATGCCTCGAACTCGACCACGACAGGGGCGAGATCGGCGGCAACCTCGCCCCGGACCACCGCGGCCAGGGCCTCGGCGCGGAACTGTTCCTGGCGGGCGCGCTGTGGGCCCACGGCCACGTCGGTCTGCCGACGGTACGGGCGGGCACGGCGACGGCGAACGTCGCATGCCGCCGCGCCCTGGAACGCGCAGGCTTCGTCCCGGCCCCCGGACCTCCCCGCCACACCCTGCCCGACGGCCGCGAGTTGGACAGCGTCTGGTTCCAGCACGAGGGCGCCGTGTCGACTTGCGCGAGAGCCTGA
- a CDS encoding L,D-transpeptidase family protein, giving the protein MSTSTLTTRRHIAAAAALASALAVGITATAPLDTAEAQPAAAANAAAAASWPTVKSGQRGTDVTTVQLLLNQRGYSLKADGVFGSGTAAKVKSFQKAKGLKADGIVGPNTWAKLIVTVKSGSKGSAVKALQLQLTDNGYATNADGAFGARTAEKVRAFQKAKGLQADGIVGANTWAALVRGGGSSGGGGGAVTLKFDKGTVTNSKLYVLKGGKVIASYRAGSGTITNECTTGKGWLPTATYSIGGHWKNYNGSLIKGYAIRLADKRCNNGKGTLRTELFIHSEMTSGGGQGSTEQTRWDGVGDYKSAGCIKLHPNDIKSLFKQLDKNGWPKSLTVVN; this is encoded by the coding sequence ATGAGCACCTCAACCCTGACTACGCGGCGTCACATCGCCGCCGCGGCTGCCCTCGCCTCCGCCCTCGCGGTCGGTATCACGGCGACCGCTCCGCTCGACACCGCCGAGGCGCAGCCGGCCGCCGCCGCGAACGCCGCCGCGGCCGCATCCTGGCCGACGGTGAAGTCGGGCCAGCGGGGCACCGACGTCACGACCGTCCAGCTGCTGCTGAACCAGCGCGGCTACAGCCTCAAGGCCGACGGCGTCTTCGGCTCCGGCACCGCGGCCAAGGTCAAGTCCTTCCAGAAGGCCAAGGGCCTCAAGGCGGACGGCATCGTCGGCCCCAACACCTGGGCCAAGCTCATCGTCACCGTCAAGAGCGGCTCCAAGGGCTCCGCCGTCAAGGCACTCCAGCTCCAGCTGACCGACAACGGCTACGCCACCAACGCCGACGGCGCATTCGGCGCCCGTACCGCCGAGAAGGTCCGCGCCTTCCAGAAGGCCAAGGGCCTCCAGGCCGACGGCATCGTCGGCGCCAACACCTGGGCCGCGCTCGTCCGGGGCGGCGGCAGCAGCGGCGGCGGCGGGGGCGCGGTGACCCTGAAGTTCGACAAGGGCACCGTGACCAACTCGAAGCTGTACGTCCTCAAGGGCGGCAAGGTGATCGCCAGCTACCGTGCGGGATCCGGCACCATCACGAACGAGTGCACCACGGGCAAGGGCTGGCTGCCCACCGCTACCTACAGCATCGGCGGCCACTGGAAGAACTACAACGGCAGCCTGATCAAGGGCTACGCGATCCGCCTCGCCGACAAGCGCTGCAACAACGGCAAGGGGACCCTGCGCACCGAGCTGTTCATCCACAGCGAGATGACCAGCGGCGGCGGCCAGGGCTCCACCGAGCAGACACGCTGGGACGGCGTCGGCGACTACAAGTCGGCTGGCTGCATCAAGCTGCACCCCAACGACATCAAGAGCCTGTTCAAGCAGCTGGACAAGAACGGCTGGCCGAAGTCGCTGACGGTCGTCAACTGA